ATAACCAAGTAGCTAGCTCTACTTTGATAGTTTTGCTGATCAAATTGCTCTTTGGTTAAGGATTCCCTCGAATACCAAACAACTAATCCAACACCATCGATTTGACAAGCTGATAGATTCCAGCCTGCCGAAATCTTGACTATATTGGTCTGACCTGGTACACCAGGAAATTTGATGTGGATACCTATATTTGAATTGCATCCAGAATCCCATGTGTATACATTATTTTGGTCATCTAAAGCAACAATATGCTCTCTCCCAGTGCTAATTGAAATAATCTTTCTGTTATCGGGCCCATCAAGTGGCGGAAGAAATAACCGTGATAAAAAATTGGTTTCCTGGATCTTGGAAGGTGGATGTCTCAACGAAGATCTAGATTCACTCGGTTGAAGTTTTCTTCTCGACTGTGGCAACTGAGAAGAGGTCTCCggtgctggtgctggtgctggAGGAGAGACACGATTACCACCACTCGAACCTTCTTGTGGAGTGCCACTATCATCACTCTCACTactctcatcatcatcattagtAAATCTTCCAGGCATTGGCATGGGCATTACCCCAAACCTACCACCACCTCTACCAGGAATAATACTTCTTCTCCCACCGACATTATCATCTGCGTTATTATTCATACTACTCAATGCCATTGTTCCAGGATTGGGCTTGTAGTCCTTATTTCTAACTGGCCCAGGTGTTGATAACCCTTGTTGAGGACGCTTCCAATCCATACCCGTAAACCACAACTCACcattattcaacaatataatAAAACTATACCCATTTGCCTTGAGATCAACAATAAGATGTTGATTGAATTCAGATATATTTGTAGGAGTATGTACTGACCAACCGCCCAATTTTCTCAGAACATGTGATTGATCAATTCGAGTGGACAAGTAACCCAATCTACCGCCATTACTTTCACCCCATGTAAAAAGCTGTTGATTGGTGTTGCATCTTAGATGCCATAGTTGTTTCCAATTGagatgttgttgcaaattcaaTGTGTAGttgttttcattattgGTAAACTTTTTATTGTAGAGCAATTGATATACCGTTGGTGATGTTTCAAATAGTTTGTATAGCGTCGAGTTTAAagtgaagaatttgaaaatgtcatCAGGTGACAAGTAGCGTGAGATGGCAAACGTCAAGATATCTTCACCCAAGTCAAGTATAGTCAATGTCATTAGTTGTAGATGAAGAAGGTTTGTGGCGGGTAAATGAtcattttgtatttggtgAAACAAAATCGTTATCAGAGAAATCTGCCGCGTACCATCAGATCAACAGTTAACCGTAGCGTTCTTTCCTGCACACATCACCGGAACCTATAGCAAAGGTCTAGCAGCTACACATGAATGATCAAGACTCAATTGTTACTAGGGAGCAGGGTATCAAGGATGATATCATCATCGCCAGTGTCGAAGATACAGCCAGTTCcataaacaacaatccAGGGGACTTTGATGAAAGCATTCAGGAACagaatgatgaagaaagcGATGTTGATAATGGTGATGAGGTAGAGCAAGAAGaaggaggaggaggaagTGAACGAACTAAAACGTACAAACGGATCCTACTACAACGATTCACAGTTTACAATTCAGCTTCAACCATGTACATTGTAGGATCTAATGCTAAAGAATCATTATATCGTATCTTGGAGATTGCAAaggatgttgaagatgagaAACTGCTATCTATAATTGAAGACAAGAGTTATTTCTATACTCGCAAAGATATGATTGAGTTGCTTAATGGATTGAATGATTCTGTAGAAGGTGGATTACATAAACTAGCTCAAGGGTTTGGACTACTAGGCTTGGCCAGATTCACCAAGGGAtattatttgaatttgattacTAAATGTTCTCAAGTAGCCATAATTGGTGGTCATTTCGTATATCACATAGatgaaaccaaattgattcCATTGGGAACAAATTATAAACGACCTGAGAAATAtagtgatgaagagaaattgCTTTCATTATTCAGATACATGGATTTAAGCAAGACTTTTTACTTTAGTTATAATTATGATATAACTAACTCCATGCAGACCAATTTCATGCGTCATAAGTTATACAATTGTGGTGATCAAAATGCCAAACTACGAAACAAATTGTACACCAACTTTGACTATAATGAACGATTTGTATGGAATAATATGTTACTAAAGCCCATTTTGGAAAGTGAAGATGTTGCTACATTTGAATGGTTCCAACCGATAGTTCATGGGTTTATCGACCAAGCTAATATATCAATATATGGAAGGAAATTTTACATCACCATAATTGCTCGAAGATCTCATCATTTTGCCGGTGCTAGGTTCTTAAAGCGTGGTATTAATGACAAGGGCAATGTGGctaatgaaattgaaacagaACAAATTGTAAGCGATATGTTGACTTCAAGTTTCCATGATCCCAAGTATGGAATGTACAATAATCCAAGATACACCagttttgttcaacatcGAGGATCAATTCCACTATTTTGGACTCAAGATATGAATAAGTTACCCAAGCCACCAATACAAATTAATTTACCCGATCcattttatcaaagttCAGCATTacattttgataatttattttatcGATATGGATCACCTATAATTATTTTAAACTTGATTAAGCAAAAGGAAAAACAGCCACGAGAACTGAGATTGAATATTCAGTAtatcaattgtatcaattaCCTCAATCAGTTCCTACCTGAGGAAAAGAAACTCCAATATAGGTCATTTGATATGTCGAAAAACTCCAAGAAAAATATGGATGTGATTACTCCTTTGCAAAATATTGCTCATGAAGcaataaatcaaattggaatatTCCATAATGGTACAACAATCAACTCCACTCAATTACAAAAGGGAATCATTCGAACAAATtgtattgattgtttgGATCGTACAAATGCGGcacaattcatcatttgtaAAGAGGCATTGACCAAACAATTGAGAAGTTTGGATTTGATATCAGAAGGCAAGACGTTGGATTATGAATCTGATTTAATCAATATCTTGACTGAGATTTTTCATGATCATGGAGATACAATTGCCATACAATATGGTGGATCCAATTTAGTCAATACTATGGACTCATATCGACgaatcaatcaatggtCATCTCATACGAGAGATATGCTAAACAGCATAAAGCGTATGTACTCCAACTCATTTATGGATTCTATTCGACAAGAAGCAATCAACCTATTTTTAGGAAATTATATCTATTCCCTAGATAAACCCAAGTTATGGGAGTTGAGTAACGATTTTAGATTacattttgattttgatttggaaatgaaaccaaaaagaagttaCACTCGTTGGTTTAATGAGGCCAATTTGAAAGACGATCGATTTAGGATTACTGTGAGGAGTGGTGTAGAAGATAAGCTAAAGAATGAAGTTTATAACCCACCGGAATCTAATGATAAATGGTATAATGAATGTTATGTACCACGAAAGTATCAATCATTTACTGaattatttcaatttaacatgaattcaaattctcGGTATTTCCCACTGTTACTGCTGTTACAACCGCAATTCCAACCGCAATTGAGTCCGAAAAAGGAGCTGAAACTGCGCTTGAaactgaatttgaatctgCATCtgaaacaacaattacaGCTGCAACTGCAATGGAAACAACTGGTCGCTGAAGATATATCAATAAGATTCGATTATAGTCCATTTGAAAGTCGGAAATTTAAGCATTCAGATAAAGCAGTGGGTGGTGAAGAGATTTCATATTTGgaacatcaattgaataaatgtGATACTGATTGTGATTCAAAGAGTGAAGGGAAAAGAGTGACTCGAAGTTCAAGTGGGAAATATAATCCCAAAAATATCAAGACGTTTCTTGCTTCAAAGATAACTGCTAGACAAAATTCGAAAAAGAAGGGTAAGAATGAGGATCATAGGTCGAATACACACAAGGCGAATTCACCAACTGATGACACTCGAGATGaagctgatgatgatgatagGACACTTGTTTCATCAACTCAACCAATAGTTGACGAATCAGACGCGAAATTATACGAATcacaatttgatttatcCAAAGTAACTAAGTCTTCACCCAATTACAACTACGCCGGTTATTGCTCATATAAGTCTACAAGATTGAAACCACTGTTTCAAGATCAAGAAATTtacaaatcatcatatattgacaatttggaaagtaGTGGCAAGTTACATAGTTTGGCTAATGGCTCCTTTAGAAGTTCGTTTGTTGATATGGTCAACACTCAAGATTTGAAGACTTATTTACATTATATTAATGATGAGGAGAAGTTGTTGGAGTTGGGTACAGATCATAATTATATATGAAGAAAGACAAGGTGTGTTTCTTAACTTCGGTTGTTTTAGTGACATTTAGCTGTGAGTAAAAAGGAGTTTAGTAGTCGGTGCGCGAAGATCAGAGTTTACGATGAATGACGCTAGTGCTGATAGTGCAAACGTCTCCTTCAGAGAAAAAGCTAGGAAGTGCCTCCAAGATAGAAGTCTTCCCAATTGTCGTATATTCGATCAACGAGTTTGATAATTGAGCGTTTAAACGACACGACGATggcaaaagaaaacaaacaaatatgACTTGGACGTTCTCACCATGTATTTGGGTAAAACGTTGTTATTGTCTATTTGATTAAATCCCTGCGTGGGCGTTCAGAGTCGATTCTACATTCTTTATCTTGTAGGACGTTGTATATAATTAGACgctcaattgaaatttcgGTTAATTTATagaacaacaaacaaacaagaaaaaattttgtatttcatCCCTTTGATCACACTTATCAATCATTCAATCAAATACGCTTTAGGAACACACATACATACCATCATTCCTTACCACTCATCATATTATCTATAACCCTCTAATTGATATCTCAATTACAATTATTTATACAACAGCTGCCGCTATTTACTAAAAGAATTGGTCTTTATTACTGAATCATCACTCTGAAACAACTGAAACAATGACTGAagtatcatcaaattctaaacaatcaacaaccaaagcTGCATCATCGTCATTGCTAACACCGGCGGAGATAACAGTCACTCCTccaactcaacaacaacaacaatcagaTGCGCCGGAGTCATCAAATGCTACACACGCTACGACGGCAAACACAGCTACCACCACTGCCAATGGATCCACTAGTATAGCCAATactacatcatcaatttcatcgACTATAGctcaaaacaacaacaattatCTCAACACATCGCCTAAAGGATCGTCATCCACAGCTGCATCTACAGGACACGCGTCGTCAAGGGAGAGACCAAGTACTTCAAGAAGAGGAAGCGCCATACCTCCCAATGGATCTACAACCACAGCAACAGGAGCAAACGTCAATAGTACATCACCAACTCGTGTCAGAAGCAACAGTTATAACAATCCAGATTTAACTCCAACTCCATCACATCATCAACCTGCGCAAACTGTCACTAGACAACGTagatcatcatcattgattcaacatttgGAACCAGATACATTGGataccaaaattgatcaaactTTAAACCCCAATGTCAATGCCAACTGGGTTCATCANNNNNNNNNNNNNNNNNNNNNNNNNNNNNNNNNNNNNNNNNNNNNNNNNNNNNNNNNNNNNNNNNNNNNNNNNNNNNNNNNNNNNNNNNNNNNNNNNNNNNNNNNNNNNNNNNNNNNNNNNNNNNNNNNNNNNNNNNNNNNNNNNNNNNNNNNNNNNNNNNNNNNNNNNNNNNNNNNNNNNNNNNNNNNNNNNNNNNNNNNNNNNNNNNNNNNNNNNNNNNNNNNNNNNNNNNNNNNNNNNNNNNNNNNNNNNNNNNNNNNNNNNNNNNNNNNNNNNNNNNNNNNNNNNNNNNNNNNNNNNNNNNNNNNNNNNNNNNNNNNNNNNNNNNNNNNNNNNNNNNNNNNNNNNNNNNNNNNNNNNNNNNNNNNNNNNNNNNNNNNNNNNNNNNNNNNNNNNNNNNNNNNNNNNNNNNNNNNNNNNNNNNNNNNNNNNNNNNNNNNNNNNNNNNNNNNNNNNNNNNNNNNNNNNNNNNNNNNNNNNNNNNNNNNNNNNNNNNNNNNNNNNNNNNNNNNNNNNNNNNNNNNNNNNNNNNNNNNNNNNNNNNNNNNNNNNNNNNNNNNNNNNNNNNNNNNNNNNNNNNNNNNNNNNNNNNNNNNNNNNNNNNNNNNNNNNNNNNNNNNNNNNNNNNNNNNNNNNNNNNNNNNNNNNNNNNNNNNNNNNNNNNNNNNNNNNNNNNNNNNNNNNNNNNNNNNNNNNNNNNNNNNNNNNNNNNNNNNNNNNNNNNNNNNNNNNNNNNNNNNNNNNNNNNNNNNNNNNNNNNNNNNNNNNNNNNNNNNNNNNNNNNNNNNNNNNNNNNNNNNNNNNNNNNNNNNNNNNNNNNNNNNNNNNNNNNNNNNNNNNNNNNNNNNNNNNNNNNNNNNNNNNNNNNNNNNNNNNNNNNNNNNNNNNNNNNNNNNNNNNNNNNNNNNNNNNNNNNNNNNNNNNNNNNNNNNNNNNNNNNNNNNNNNNNNNNNNNNNNNNNNNNNNNNNNNNNNNNNNNNNNNNNNNNNNNNNNNNNNNNNNNNNNNNNNNNNNNNNNNNNNNNNNNNNNNNNNNNNNNNNNNNNNNNNNNNNNNNNNNNNNNNNNNNNNNNNNNNNNNNNNNNNNNNNNNNNNNNNNNNNNNNNNNNNNNNNNNNNNNNNNNNNNNNNNNNNNNNNNNNNNNNNNNNNNNNNNNNNNNNNNNNNNNNNNNNNNNNNNNNNNNNNNNNNNNNNNNNNNNNNNNNNNNNNNGAAGGTCATTTAAAGGATATTGATCCAgaagttgatcaaattattAAAGATGAGGTTGATAGACAAAaacattcaattgttttaattgCTAGTGAAAATTTCACCACTACTTCAGTTTTCGATGCTTTGGGAACTCCAATGAGTAACAAGTACTCTGAGGGTTATCCTGGTGCTAGATACTACGGTGGTAATGAACATATTGACAGAATGGAAACTTTGTGTCAACAAAGAGCTTTAAAAGCATTCCATTTAACTCCAGATAAATGGGGGGTTAATGTGCAAACTTTGAGTGGATCACCAGCTAACTTACAAGTTTATCAAGCTATTATGAAACCTCATGATAGATTAATGGGGTTGGATTTACCTCATGGGGGCCATTTATCTCATGGTTATCAAACTGATCTGAGAAAAATTAGTGCTGTTTCCACGTATTTTGAAACTATGCCATACAGGGTTGATTTGGAGACTGGATTGATTGACTATGATATGTTGGAGAAAACCGCTGTTTTGTACAGACCTAAAGTTTTGGTTGCTGGTACTAGTGCTTATTGTAGATTGATCGACTACAAAAGAATGAGAGAAATCGCTGATAAAGTCGGTGCttatcttgttgttgatatggCTCATATTTCCGGTTTGATTGCTGCCGGAGTTATTCCATCTCCATTTGAATATGCTGATATTGTCACCACCACTACTCACAAATCATTGAGAGGACCAAGAGGTGCTATGATTTTCTTTAGAAGAGGTGTCAGATCAGTTAACCCCAAGACGGGACAAGAAATCTTGTACGATTTGGAAAATCCAATTAATTTCTCGGTTTTCCCTGGTCATCAAGGTGGTCCACATAATCACACTATTGCCGCTTTAGCAACTGCTTTGAAACAAGCTGATACTCAAGAATTCAAAgattatcaacaacaagttgtTAAAAACGCCAAAGCTTTGGAAGAACAATTTAAAGCTAAAGGATATAAATTAGTTTCTGATGGTACTGACTCCCATATGGTTCTTGTTTCATTAAAAgacaaacaaattgatggtGCCAGAATTGAAACTGTTTGTGAAAGAATCAATATTGCGTTGAACAAGAATTCTATTCCTGGTGATAAATCAGCTTTGGTTCCAGGTGGAGTTAGAATTGGTGCACCAGCAATGACAACTAGAGGCTTgggtgaagaagatttcaagagaattgttgattatattgattttgctgTAAAATATGCTAAAGAAATTCAAGCTAATTTACCTAAGGATGCCAATAAATTGAAGgattttaaaaataaagtatTGAACGGACAAGATGAGAAATTGGATGCTGTTAAGGCTGAAATTTCCGAATGGGCAGGTTCATTCCCATTGGCTGTTTAGAGAGGAGATGGGAGCTATATGCTTTATTCTCAGCTGTTCATACCTTTAAGAGGGTTTATATCCCCCTTTGGCGtcatatttttcaacaacaaatattgATGCAAAAACTTACTTTTATTTAGTACaagttttttttgtttatttctTAGTGGCATATCgctctttttttcaaatatatgtatatgtatatatatatatagttTCAATGTTACTATTCAACTGGCTTATAACTATATTGTGGTGGAATAGTGGTGCAGTGAGTTAATAGTATAGTTGCATTACGTAGTTGGTATACACggtttgaaaaatggtaGTGTACCTGTGTACTAAATTGTAATAAGATACACTACCACACACTCAAAGAAAATTTgttctttctttttattttccttcatacaaacacaacaacagaacaacaacaacaactatcAACAACTGGTACGGTTCTATACAGGTCTTCTTCCTGCAGACTAggatttatcaaatttatttcaCAACCAGatcaatatatatatacaacCGATCTATATTTGATCTGAACTCCTTCTAGCTATAGACAATATACTGTAGTTAGCTCAAGTTTCAGGTGATACTTTTCCACTAGTCGCcttggagaagaagaagaagaacgcgaattcaaattggaatcaaCTTTGTTGTTATGAGTTCATCTAGACGGTCAGCAaatgctgctgctgctgctgcttcAGCTAATTCCGGTAATACTcctgatttgaaagatgttTATGAACCACAGGTATCACCCGCCAACTATTTGAGTAACCCTGGCAGTGGCGCAGTTATTAATGGTGGCACAGATGATGCGACGGGACTTTCATTTGGTGGACATCAACAGGGTCAACTGAGccagcagcaacagcagtcacaacagcaacagcaacagcaacagcaacagcaacagcaacagcaacatcCTTATTACTCGACTGAGTTACAACAGCGGGCTGAGTTGCAAAGaagacaacaacaattgcaacagcagcagcaacaattgcaacagtttcaacaacaacagcgGGAATTGGCTCAAGCACAAGCTCAGGTTCAAGCCCAAGCTAGAGCACAGGCGCAAGCTCAAGCACGGGCCCAGGCTCAAGCTCAAGCGCAAGcgcaacaatttcaacagcttcatcaacaactgcaccagcaacaacaccatGGAATACAGTTGTCAGCCAATCAAAACGTACCTGTTCCTTCACAGGCATCACcagtttcttcaacaatccCAGACGAGCTCAACACCGGTGAAGATCTTCGATCGAAATAcgttgaaaatgaaatgatTAAAACTTTCAGCAGTAAAGCTGATCTTGTTAAATATGTCAAATTAGTCCTTGGCCCAGAAGATCATTGTCGTATTGTCATCAACtcttcaaaaccaaaagcAGTTTATTTCCAATGTGAACGATCAGGGTCTTTTAGAACCACCGTCAAGAACCCACAAAAGAGACAACGTATTGCCtatacaaaaagaaataaatgCACTTATCGATTAGTAGCTAATGTTTATACTAGTGAAAAAGGCGGTGGAAGTGGTGGTAGTAAAAAGGTCAAGACTGAGGAtacatttgatgaaaatggtaATATAGTGAAACAAGAAGGGAgcaattcatcaagtgGCGGCGGTGGCGGAGATTCAGGTGAGGCGGAAAATCTATGGATCCTAAGAATGATTAATCCTCAACATAATCATCCACCTGATCCAccaaataaaaagaaaagacaaaaagAGGCAAGAACGTTAGTTGAGAAACCAGTTAATAAGCATCCGCAAGCTAAACAACTGGATGGACCGCATTCGGCTGgatcatcaacttcttctaGTGCTGGTGGAAGCAATTCATTGGGATTTTCAAAGTCAAGACAAGGacaaaatttccaacaaaatAGTCATCATTTACCGCCGCagttccaacaacaacaacaacaacaacaatcacaaagTCAAGACCTTGATCATGCGTTATCGAATATTGCAGGTGCAGCTAATTACAACGACTTGATTGGTCATTTAAGTCAAAATCTTCCCcctcaacaacagcagGGCGGTCGACTGAGACgatcacaacaacaacatcctGATGCATCGGTGTATGCTGCGCTTGAAGCTGCTAATAATAATCCTGCTGGTAGTAGTTCCAATGCTGCTAGTATAGCTGCTGCCGCTGCCGCTGCCGCTGCTGTGGCATTGAATGTACAAGGTGGTGGTTCAGGCGGTAGTGGCGGAAATGGCGCCAATGGTGCTGTTACGAATGCAAATCAAGGATCGCAAGCTGATTTGGATCTGAGTCAGATTGATCCCAATGTTGATCCTAGTGTGCAGGCACATGACCAGTcgcatcatcatcatcatttgagAAGAGGTGGATACTTGTGAGTGGATGAATAGGTGCAAAACAtgtataattttgttttgacGTTGTGATAGTGGTTGTTTGTGGTGTTGTATTATGTATTATTATATGAATAGAAATGCAAATGAAGAAACCCTTTTATTTATCAATCGCATCGTATCTTACCCGTTGTGACGTGGCCTAAGCTTTTACATGTTCATATGTTTGTAAACTTTAGTATGTTTTATTGTCCTGAggtattttgaaagatggATGTAGAGTTTTGAGACTAAGGTTTGATCATGGGAGAAAGAGCATACATTAAATTGCAACAAATCTACCACATTAAAAAGTATAACTCTATaactttgataaaaataCAAACTATTGGTTAAATAGTAACAACTTCTCTAATAAACActgtatatatatatttataaCTGTACAAAAAAAAGGGAAAATAACCGAATTGGTATAAATTAATagaaaacaaagacaagCACACAAGAACCGAAGTTCCTTCTTATCTAAAATATGAAAATATGTTCGTTAATCTCTTAAACTTTGTTTGAAGCTTCTTCAGATCCAGCTGCAGTGTTATCTTCTTCAGCtgaattcttttcaaaCATACCACCATTGGCGCCGTTTCCATTATTACTGGTGGAGTCACTAATATCTTCCTTAGTTTCAAAGTTATCCTTTTCGaagtcatcatcatacaaGCCCAAGCTGTTACCTTCagcttcaatttcttgtaaTGACAATTTAGGCAAAGTAGCAGCAACTCTCCATGGTTGTCTTCCCTCAACATGTGCTTTGGCAAAGATGATATCAATTTCCTCCAATGATCTACCAGCGGTTTCTGGgtagaaaaagaagatgactGGAACGAAAAGGAAGTTGAAACAAGCAAAGAACAAGTAAGTACCCCAATTGGATCTTTCGATGAACTTTGGTGTAAACATAACAACGGCGAAGTTACACAACCAGTTGGTACAAGTTGAAACGGCGGAGGCTGTGGTTCTAGTTCTCAATGGATTGACTTCTGGTGGGTAGATCCAAGGTAATGGCAAGATAGTGAAGGCAAAAAACACAATAAACAAGTAAATACCGACGGCGGCACCTTTGGCATTGTCGGTGGTTGGGTCAACCAAACATGCAAATGAGATAATCATGGAACATCCTTGACCAATAGCACCAatgaaaaataattttcttcttccaacagtatcaatcaaaaagaatgatgGAAGGGTAGCCAAGGCATAGATTGTAGCAAAAACACCTCccaaaatcaatgacaATCTGTACTTACTATAGTCAAAAATAGTTTGGtaaaacaacaatgttGAGTAGTAAATAGCAGCATTACAACCAGtaaattgttggaaaaattgtgatgatgaaccAATCAACATTCTTTGGAAATGTTGAGTCTTACCACCAgtcaacaaatctttgaaTCCAGTTTGAGCATCGGCAAATCTGTTGACCGCATCGATAATAGTGGTACCCTCAGCAATAatagcatcatcatctggTGGCAAGTCATTAAGGTAACCCAACACTTCGTGAGCTTCAGCTCTACG
The sequence above is a segment of the Candida orthopsilosis Co 90-125, chromosome 8 draft sequence genome. Coding sequences within it:
- a CDS encoding Saf1 protein (S. cerevisiae homolog SAF1 has ubiquitin-protein ligase activity, has role in SCF-dependent proteasomal ubiquitin-dependent protein catabolic process and to SCF ubiquitin ligase complex), with the translated sequence MTLTILDLGEDILTFAISRYLSPDDIFKFFTLNSTLYKLFETSPTVYQLLYNKKFTNNENNYTLNLQQHLNWKQLWHLRCNTNQQLFTWGESNGGRLGYLSTRIDQSHVSRKLGGWSVHTPTNISEFNQHLIVDLKANGYSFIILLNNGELWFTGMDWKRPQQGLSTPGPVRNKDYKPNPGTMALSSMNNNADDNVGGRRSIIPGRGGGRFGVMPMPMPGRFTNDDDESSESDDSGTPQEGSSGGNRVSPPAPAPAPETSSQLPQSRRKLQPSESRSSLRHPPSKIQETNFLSRLFLPPLDGPDNRKIISISTGREHIVALDDQNNVYTWDSGCNSNIGIHIKFPGVPGQTNIVKISAGWNLSACQIDGVGLVVWYSRESLTKEQFDQQNYQSRASYLVIPGTENNVVDFTVGADYVLFIKKSDSKLYQFRLSAHDLSTRDEGSLDVNDLKRMITPMENFNHWITQQEASIEFTRLNSCFTNFVVFTNHDQVLIGNSAHLLHNINDEHQEQGKEPVIIPDLQGQNIKSVEIGDYHYLALTNDGSLLSWGTESRSCGCLGIGPRELAAAENPGTVVERGANLEVKQPMHVKNPLGNRTTGKWVAVAASGWQSGGIYVPLEE
- a CDS encoding Fig4 protein (S. cerevisiae homolog FIG4 has phosphatidylinositol-3,5-bisphosphate 5-phosphatase activity, has role in phosphoinositide dephosphorylation and localizes to extrinsic to membrane, fungal-type membrane, PAS complex); the encoded protein is MNDQDSIVTREQGIKDDIIIASVEDTASSINNNPGDFDESIQEQNDEESDVDNGDEVEQEEGGGGSERTKTYKRILLQRFTVYNSASTMYIVGSNAKESLYRILEIAKDVEDEKSLSIIEDKSYFYTRKDMIELLNGLNDSVEGGLHKLAQGFGLLGLARFTKGYYLNLITKCSQVAIIGGHFVYHIDETKLIPLGTNYKRPEKYSDEEKLLSLFRYMDLSKTFYFSYNYDITNSMQTNFMRHKLYNCGDQNAKLRNKLYTNFDYNERFVWNNMLLKPILESEDVATFEWFQPIVHGFIDQANISIYGRKFYITIIARRSHHFAGARFLKRGINDKGNVANEIETEQIVSDMLTSSFHDPKYGMYNNPRYTSFVQHRGSIPLFWTQDMNKLPKPPIQINLPDPFYQSSALHFDNLFYRYGSPIIILNLIKQKEKQPRESRLNIQYINCINYLNQFLPEEKKLQYRSFDMSKNSKKNMDVITPLQNIAHEAINQIGIFHNGTTINSTQLQKGIIRTNCIDCLDRTNAAQFIICKEALTKQLRSLDLISEGKTLDYESDLINILTEIFHDHGDTIAIQYGGSNLVNTMDSYRRINQWSSHTRDMLNSIKRMYSNSFMDSIRQEAINLFLGNYIYSLDKPKLWELSNDFRLHFDFDLEMKPKRSYTRWFNEANLKDDRFRITVRSGVEDKLKNEVYNPPESNDKWYNECYVPRKYQSFTELFQFNMNSNSRYFPSLSSLQPQFQPQLSPKKESKSRLKSNLNSHSKQQLQSQSQWKQSVAEDISIRFDYSPFESRKFKHSDKAVGGEEISYLEHQLNKCDTDCDSKSEGKRVTRSSSGKYNPKNIKTFLASKITARQNSKKKGKNEDHRSNTHKANSPTDDTRDEADDDDRTLVSSTQPIVDESDAKLYESQFDLSKVTKSSPNYNYAGYCSYKSTRLKPSFQDQEIYKSSYIDNLESSGKLHSLANGSFRSSFVDMVNTQDLKTYLHYINDEEKLLELGTDHNYI
- a CDS encoding Orm1 endoplasmic reticulum membrane protein (incomplete, gene ends into a gap in the genome sequence; similar to C. parapsilosis CPAR2_600490 and C. albicans ORM1), which codes for MTEVSSNSKQSTTKAASSSLLTPAEITVTPPTQQQQQSDAPESSNATHATTANTATTTANGSTSIANTTSSISSTIAQNNNNYLNTSPKGSSSTAASTGHASSRERPSTSRRGSAIPPNGSTTTATGANVNSTSPTRVRSNSYNNPDLTPTPSHHQPAQTVTRQRRSSSLIQHLEPDTLDTKIDQTLNPNVNANWVH
- a CDS encoding Shm2 cytoplasmic serine hydroxymethyltransferase (incomplete, gene starts in a gap in the genome sequence; similar to C. parapsilosis CPAR2_600480 and C. albicans SHM2), with amino-acid sequence EGHLKDIDPEVDQIIKDEVDRQKHSIVLIASENFTTTSVFDALGTPMSNKYSEGYPGARYYGGNEHIDRMETLCQQRALKAFHLTPDKWGVNVQTLSGSPANLQVYQAIMKPHDRLMGLDLPHGGHLSHGYQTDSRKISAVSTYFETMPYRVDLETGLIDYDMLEKTAVLYRPKVLVAGTSAYCRLIDYKRMREIADKVGAYLVVDMAHISGLIAAGVIPSPFEYADIVTTTTHKSLRGPRGAMIFFRRGVRSVNPKTGQEILYDLENPINFSVFPGHQGGPHNHTIAALATALKQADTQEFKDYQQQVVKNAKALEEQFKAKGYKLVSDGTDSHMVLVSLKDKQIDGARIETVCERINIALNKNSIPGDKSALVPGGVRIGAPAMTTRGLGEEDFKRIVDYIDFAVKYAKEIQANLPKDANKLKDFKNKVLNGQDEKLDAVKAEISEWAGSFPLAV
- a CDS encoding Rbf1 transcription factor, encoding MSSSRRSANAAAAAASANSGNTPDLKDVYEPQVSPANYLSNPGSGAVINGGTDDATGLSFGGHQQGQSSQQQQQSQQQQQQQQQQQQQQQHPYYSTELQQRAELQRRQQQLQQQQQQLQQFQQQQRELAQAQAQVQAQARAQAQAQARAQAQAQAQAQQFQQLHQQSHQQQHHGIQLSANQNVPVPSQASPVSSTIPDELNTGEDLRSKYVENEMIKTFSSKADLVKYVKLVLGPEDHCRIVINSSKPKAVYFQCERSGSFRTTVKNPQKRQRIAYTKRNKCTYRLVANVYTSEKGGGSGGSKKVKTEDTFDENGNIVKQEGSNSSSGGGGGDSGEAENLWILRMINPQHNHPPDPPNKKKRQKEARTLVEKPVNKHPQAKQSDGPHSAGSSTSSSAGGSNSLGFSKSRQGQNFQQNSHHLPPQFQQQQQQQQSQSQDLDHALSNIAGAANYNDLIGHLSQNLPPQQQQGGRSRRSQQQHPDASVYAALEAANNNPAGSSSNAASIAAAAAAAAAVALNVQGGGSGGSGGNGANGAVTNANQGSQADLDSSQIDPNVDPSVQAHDQSHHHHHLRRGGYL